From one Bacteroides eggerthii genomic stretch:
- a CDS encoding isoprenyl transferase has protein sequence MLNTEELDLSRIPQHVAIIMDGNGRWAKLRGQERSYGHQAGAETVHIIAEEASKLGIKYLTLYTFSTENWNRPSNEVAALMALLFDSIEEETFMKNNISFRIIGDLTKLPDNVRERLETCVAHTANNTGMSLVLAISYSSHWEITEAARQIAILVQKGELAPDRIDSHLFSQHLTTNFMPDPDLLIRTGGEVRLSNYLLWQCAYSELYFCDTYWPDFREEALHKAIYDYQKRERRFGKTSEQIS, from the coding sequence ATGCTGAATACAGAAGAACTTGATTTAAGCCGAATTCCACAGCACGTGGCAATCATCATGGACGGCAACGGGCGTTGGGCAAAACTGCGTGGACAAGAACGCAGTTACGGACACCAAGCCGGTGCTGAGACTGTGCATATCATTGCAGAAGAAGCGTCAAAATTAGGCATCAAATATCTGACTTTATATACGTTCTCCACCGAAAATTGGAATCGTCCTTCTAACGAAGTCGCCGCACTGATGGCACTTCTTTTCGACTCTATCGAGGAAGAAACATTCATGAAGAATAATATCAGTTTCCGAATTATAGGAGACTTAACCAAGCTACCCGACAATGTACGGGAACGTTTGGAAACCTGTGTGGCACATACCGCAAATAATACGGGAATGTCCTTAGTGCTGGCAATCAGCTACTCATCTCATTGGGAGATAACAGAAGCGGCCCGCCAGATTGCAATCTTAGTGCAAAAAGGCGAATTAGCTCCCGACCGGATTGATAGCCACCTGTTCTCCCAGCACCTTACCACCAACTTTATGCCCGATCCGGATCTATTGATACGTACGGGTGGAGAAGTTCGCCTAAGTAACTACCTGCTTTGGCAATGTGCTTACTCGGAACTTTATTTCTGCGACACCTATTGGCCGGACTTTCGTGAAGAGGCACTTCACAAAGCCATTTACGACTATCAGAAGCGTGAGCGCAGGTTCGGAAAAACCAGTGAACAAATCAGTTGA
- a CDS encoding DUF6242 domain-containing protein, which yields MRIKFLAIIASFIFVSIAISSCLDSDDNTIELSSDATVHAFALDTIYGKHYKFTIDQLHREIYNQDSLPVGADTIIDRILIDTFLVSGWITAGLNDTIFVQTDSVDLTGAVNNNDGMKFKVHAPDLSTVREYTLKIRKHKQDPDSLVWDRMASALPGIPSVKGQKAILFNNDLWVFTQNAAYKTSTKPSEYGWETADAYIDFPTDAKLATLVNVKYEEGATSTTSREQLYIVTENKQVFTSQDGIQWEIVPKLGSDVQALVAGFPNTLTVITDNGVYSTSDNGESQNSGQFDDTNYHPTANIYSANFETNYQLQTIMVGTTSNSDLSQTVPWVSNDGRNWFPLDNTAYDAFCPALKNPVVMNYGNIFYIFGSEDVNRLNVIYSSVDGISWRKTEKKFLLDKDMAGITAPYSIVVDSPYIWVIFGGDGKTNAVWRGHLNKLMPAIP from the coding sequence ATGAGAATAAAGTTTTTAGCAATAATTGCAAGTTTCATTTTTGTATCAATCGCAATAAGTTCGTGCCTTGACTCTGATGATAATACAATCGAATTAAGTTCTGACGCGACGGTACATGCATTTGCCCTTGACACGATATATGGCAAGCATTATAAATTCACAATAGACCAACTGCACAGAGAGATTTACAACCAAGACTCATTGCCTGTTGGAGCAGATACTATTATTGATCGCATATTAATTGACACTTTCCTCGTAAGCGGTTGGATAACTGCCGGACTTAATGACACTATATTTGTTCAAACCGACTCGGTAGACTTGACTGGAGCAGTCAACAACAACGATGGCATGAAATTTAAGGTGCATGCGCCGGACCTCAGCACAGTTCGAGAGTATACCCTCAAAATCAGGAAACATAAACAGGATCCAGACTCTTTAGTTTGGGATCGTATGGCATCTGCCCTCCCTGGAATACCTTCTGTAAAAGGACAAAAAGCAATATTGTTCAATAACGACTTATGGGTATTTACACAAAATGCTGCTTATAAGACTTCTACAAAGCCAAGTGAATACGGATGGGAAACAGCTGATGCCTATATAGATTTTCCGACTGATGCCAAGCTGGCAACACTTGTCAACGTGAAATATGAAGAAGGAGCTACAAGCACCACATCCCGAGAGCAACTCTACATTGTTACAGAAAACAAGCAAGTCTTTACCTCACAAGACGGCATTCAATGGGAGATCGTACCTAAATTAGGAAGTGATGTTCAGGCATTAGTGGCAGGTTTTCCGAATACGCTTACCGTTATTACCGATAACGGAGTTTACTCTACCAGCGACAATGGAGAAAGCCAAAACAGCGGTCAATTTGACGATACAAATTATCATCCGACAGCCAATATCTACTCCGCCAACTTTGAAACAAACTATCAGCTGCAGACTATAATGGTAGGTACTACCTCAAACAGCGACCTATCACAAACGGTTCCCTGGGTCTCTAACGATGGCAGGAATTGGTTCCCACTTGATAATACGGCATATGATGCATTCTGCCCGGCATTGAAAAATCCGGTTGTGATGAATTACGGAAATATATTCTATATATTCGGAAGTGAAGACGTCAACAGACTAAATGTTATCTACTCCTCAGTAGACGGCATATCTTGGCGTAAAACAGAAAAGAAGTTCTTATTGGACAAAGATATGGCAGGCATAACCGCCCCTTACTCCATTGTTGTTGACAGTCCTTATATATGGGTAATATTTGGTGGCGACGGAAAGACAAATGCTGTTTGGCGCGGACATCTTAATAAGCTGATGCCGGCTATACCATAA
- the ribD gene encoding bifunctional diaminohydroxyphosphoribosylaminopyrimidine deaminase/5-amino-6-(5-phosphoribosylamino)uracil reductase RibD — MEEEKYMRRCIQLAQNGLCNTAPNPMVGAVIVCDGKIIGEGYHIRCGEAHAEVNAIRSVKEPSLLKRSTIYVSLEPCAHYGKTPPCADLIIEKQIPRIVIGCQDPFAKVAGRGIQKLKDAGREVIVGVLEEDCKNLIRRFVTFHSLHRPYITLKWAESADKHIDKCRKDGKPVILSTPLTSMLVHKRRAEHSTIMVGTHTAELDNPSLTVRNWQGQSPVRIVIDRQQRLSPSLHLFDDSIRTLVFTGQPHAAFPNTEYIVIDFQQNILPQIMQHLYAQGLQSLLVEGGSYLLQSFINAELWDEIFVEESPLKLFSGVKAPEIGNKIPYVNEQYFGRNFRHYIATRLG; from the coding sequence ATGGAAGAAGAAAAATATATGCGCCGTTGTATTCAGTTAGCCCAAAACGGTTTATGCAACACTGCTCCCAATCCAATGGTAGGCGCAGTAATTGTGTGCGACGGGAAAATTATAGGCGAAGGCTATCATATACGTTGTGGTGAAGCGCATGCCGAAGTTAACGCGATTCGCTCTGTAAAAGAGCCCTCTTTACTGAAACGCTCCACCATTTATGTCAGTCTGGAGCCTTGCGCCCACTATGGTAAGACACCGCCTTGCGCCGATCTGATTATCGAGAAACAAATCCCCCGTATTGTAATCGGCTGCCAAGATCCCTTTGCAAAAGTAGCAGGACGAGGTATTCAAAAATTGAAAGATGCAGGACGTGAAGTCATCGTCGGAGTACTGGAAGAAGATTGCAAAAACTTAATCCGGCGTTTTGTCACATTCCACTCTTTGCACCGGCCCTACATCACGTTGAAATGGGCTGAGTCTGCCGATAAGCACATTGACAAATGCCGAAAGGACGGAAAACCGGTTATTCTATCCACTCCTCTGACCTCCATGCTTGTACACAAAAGACGGGCAGAACATAGCACGATCATGGTGGGCACACACACAGCAGAGTTGGACAATCCCAGTCTGACAGTACGCAACTGGCAAGGTCAATCTCCCGTACGGATTGTTATAGACAGGCAGCAACGCCTCTCACCTTCCTTACATCTGTTCGATGACAGTATCCGCACACTTGTTTTTACGGGACAGCCGCATGCAGCATTCCCTAACACTGAATACATCGTTATTGACTTTCAACAAAATATATTGCCCCAAATCATGCAACATCTGTATGCGCAAGGACTGCAATCATTACTCGTAGAAGGAGGAAGCTACTTATTACAATCTTTCATTAATGCAGAGCTATGGGACGAGATTTTTGTGGAAGAAAGCCCTCTAAAATTATTCTCCGGTGTTAAAGCACCTGAAATAGGCAATAAAATACCTTATGTCAATGAACAATATTTCGGAAGAAATTTTCGGCATTACATCGCCACAAGATTAGGCTAA
- the prmC gene encoding peptide chain release factor N(5)-glutamine methyltransferase: protein MNVSVSYIRRALQESYSVQEAANLSRIVCCEMLGQTTIDYYLGKDIILSSKEMQKLNGILARLLNFEPIQYIQGTARFLERSYHVAPGVLIPRPETEELVEVMLREISSDARILDIGTGSGCIAISLSKAFPNAKVTAWDVSEDALCIARRNNDDLQASVCFVKQDVLAWGGDGGQCYDVIVSNPPYITESEKQEMERNVLDWEPFSALFVPNNDPLLFYRRIGELGRMMLVDGGRLYFEINRAYGEATAMMLCGQGYTGIRILKDISGNDRFVIAER, encoded by the coding sequence ATGAATGTTTCCGTCTCTTATATTCGTCGTGCTTTGCAGGAGAGTTACTCTGTGCAAGAAGCTGCCAACTTATCCCGCATTGTCTGTTGTGAAATGCTGGGACAGACCACGATTGATTATTATTTGGGCAAAGATATAATTTTATCTTCAAAAGAGATGCAGAAATTAAATGGCATTCTTGCCCGTTTGCTTAATTTTGAACCGATACAGTATATACAGGGAACTGCCCGTTTTTTGGAACGCTCCTACCATGTCGCTCCGGGAGTGTTGATTCCCCGCCCGGAAACGGAAGAATTGGTGGAGGTAATGCTAAGGGAAATCTCGTCTGATGCCCGTATCCTTGACATTGGAACAGGAAGTGGCTGTATTGCTATCTCTCTTTCCAAAGCGTTCCCGAATGCGAAAGTAACGGCCTGGGATGTTTCGGAGGATGCCCTTTGTATCGCTCGCCGCAATAATGATGATTTGCAGGCGTCGGTTTGTTTTGTGAAGCAGGACGTATTGGCATGGGGAGGGGATGGCGGACAGTGCTATGATGTGATTGTCAGTAATCCACCGTACATCACAGAGTCGGAAAAGCAAGAGATGGAGCGTAATGTTTTGGACTGGGAACCTTTTTCGGCATTATTTGTTCCGAATAATGATCCATTGCTCTTTTATCGGAGAATTGGAGAATTAGGCAGGATGATGCTGGTAGACGGTGGCCGGCTTTATTTTGAAATAAATCGGGCTTATGGGGAGGCTACGGCGATGATGCTTTGTGGACAAGGATATACCGGTATACGGATACTAAAAGATATTTCCGGAAATGATAGATTTGTAATTGCAGAACGATGA
- a CDS encoding regulatory protein RecX: MIEITETDALSRLAAYCSTAEHCRAEVTEKLQRWGISYDAIDRIINRLEQEKYIDEERFCRAFIHDKYRFAKWGKIKIGQALQLKKIPQRVFFPYLNEIDEDEYLAILNNLLMTKRKSVHAENEFELTNKLVRFALSRGFEMKDIRHCITLSDENDNLE, encoded by the coding sequence ATGATAGAAATTACTGAAACAGATGCTTTAAGCCGGCTGGCTGCTTATTGTTCCACAGCGGAACATTGTCGGGCGGAAGTTACGGAGAAGTTGCAGCGATGGGGGATCTCCTATGATGCCATAGACCGTATCATAAACCGTTTGGAACAAGAAAAATACATTGACGAGGAGCGCTTTTGCCGCGCTTTTATTCATGATAAATACCGCTTTGCCAAATGGGGGAAAATAAAAATAGGTCAGGCACTCCAATTAAAGAAAATTCCCCAAAGAGTTTTTTTTCCGTACCTGAATGAAATTGATGAGGATGAATATCTTGCTATTTTGAATAATCTGCTGATGACAAAACGTAAAAGCGTTCATGCCGAGAATGAATTCGAATTGACTAACAAGTTGGTACGTTTTGCTCTGAGCAGAGGATTCGAAATGAAAGATATTCGCCATTGTATTACACTTTCTGATGAAAATGACAATCTGGAGTAA
- the pyrE gene encoding orotate phosphoribosyltransferase, with amino-acid sequence MKTLERLFAEKLLKIKAIKLQPANPFTWASGWKSPFYCDNRKTLSYPSLRNFVKLEITRLILERFGQVDAIAGVATGAIPQGALVADALNLPFVYVRSTPKDHGLENLIEGELRPGMKVVVVEDLISTGGSSLKAVEAIRRDGCEVIGMVAAYTYGFPVAEKAFKEAKVPLVTLTNYEAVMEVALRTGYIEEEDVATLNEWRKDPAHWDAGK; translated from the coding sequence ATGAAAACTTTAGAAAGATTGTTTGCAGAGAAGTTGCTGAAGATTAAAGCGATTAAACTACAACCCGCTAATCCATTTACTTGGGCATCAGGATGGAAATCTCCGTTTTACTGTGATAACCGTAAAACTCTTTCATATCCTTCTCTCCGTAATTTCGTGAAATTGGAAATTACGCGTCTGATTCTGGAACGTTTCGGCCAGGTTGATGCAATAGCTGGTGTCGCTACAGGAGCTATTCCTCAGGGGGCATTGGTGGCTGATGCATTGAATCTGCCATTTGTATATGTGCGCTCTACTCCGAAAGATCATGGATTGGAGAACCTGATTGAAGGTGAACTTCGTCCGGGCATGAAAGTTGTTGTGGTGGAAGATTTGATTTCTACCGGTGGAAGCAGTTTGAAGGCTGTTGAGGCTATTCGTCGTGATGGATGTGAAGTGATCGGTATGGTTGCTGCTTACACTTATGGGTTTCCTGTTGCAGAGAAGGCATTCAAAGAAGCAAAGGTTCCTTTGGTGACATTGACCAACTACGAAGCCGTAATGGAAGTTGCGCTTCGTACAGGTTATATCGAAGAAGAAGATGTGGCTACGTTGAATGAGTGGCGTAAAGATCCTGCACATTGGGACGCTGGAAAATAA
- a CDS encoding polyketide cyclase: MTKFESAVKVIPASQNAVYEKLSDLNNLDKVKDRLPQDKVKNLSFDKENLSIEVPPVGKIVLQIVEKEPCKCIKFATTSSPLPFNLWIQIVPVTETECKMKLTIGMELNPFMKTMVQKPLQEGLEKMAETLSLIKY; encoded by the coding sequence ATGACTAAATTTGAAAGTGCGGTGAAGGTGATACCTGCCTCGCAAAATGCTGTTTACGAGAAACTTTCAGACCTTAATAATTTAGATAAGGTAAAGGATCGTCTGCCGCAGGACAAGGTGAAGAATTTGAGCTTTGATAAGGAAAATCTATCGATAGAGGTGCCACCGGTTGGGAAAATCGTATTACAGATCGTAGAGAAAGAACCTTGTAAGTGTATCAAGTTTGCAACAACGAGCTCTCCTTTGCCGTTTAATTTGTGGATACAGATTGTGCCTGTTACAGAAACGGAATGTAAAATGAAACTTACTATTGGAATGGAGTTAAATCCGTTTATGAAAACTATGGTGCAGAAACCTTTGCAGGAAGGATTGGAGAAAATGGCAGAAACTCTGTCGCTAATCAAATATTAA
- the argH gene encoding argininosuccinate lyase — MVQKLWEKSVQVNKDIERFTVGRDREMDLYLAKHDVLGSMAHITMLESIGLLAKDELSLLLAELKNIYVTAEKGEFVIEEGVEDVHSQVELMLTRKLGDIGKKIHSGRSRNDQVLLDLKLFTRTQIKEIAEAVEQLFHVLIMQSERYKDVLMPGYTHLQIAMPSSFGLWFGAYAESLVDDMLFLQAAFKMCNRNPLGSAAGYGSSFPLNRTMTTRLLGFDSLNYNVVYAQMGRGKMERNVAFALATIAGTLSKLAFDACLFNSQNFGFVKLPDDCTTGSSIMPHKKNPDVFELTRAKCNKLQSLPQQIMMIANNLPSGYFRDLQIIKEVFLPAFQELKDCLQMATYIMNEIKVNEHILDDDKYLFIFSVEEVNSLVREGMPFRDAYKKVGLDIEAGKFSHDKEVHHTHEGSIGNLCNDEISVLMQKVVDGFNFGTMEQAEKALLSR; from the coding sequence ATGGTTCAGAAACTTTGGGAAAAATCCGTTCAGGTGAATAAGGATATAGAGCGTTTTACGGTGGGACGCGATCGGGAAATGGACCTTTATCTGGCAAAACATGATGTGCTGGGATCCATGGCGCATATCACGATGCTGGAAAGTATCGGCTTGTTGGCAAAGGATGAGTTGTCTTTGTTGCTTGCAGAATTGAAGAATATTTATGTTACAGCTGAAAAAGGGGAGTTTGTGATAGAAGAGGGAGTGGAAGATGTCCATTCTCAGGTGGAGCTGATGCTGACTCGTAAGCTGGGTGATATAGGAAAGAAAATTCACAGTGGACGGTCACGCAATGACCAGGTATTGTTGGATCTGAAACTTTTTACCCGTACGCAGATAAAGGAAATAGCTGAGGCTGTGGAGCAGCTTTTCCATGTGCTTATCATGCAGAGTGAGCGTTATAAGGACGTGTTGATGCCGGGATACACTCATTTACAGATAGCAATGCCATCATCTTTCGGACTGTGGTTTGGCGCTTATGCGGAGAGTTTGGTAGATGATATGCTATTTTTGCAGGCTGCCTTCAAGATGTGTAATCGTAATCCTTTAGGCTCTGCTGCAGGATACGGTTCTTCCTTTCCTCTGAACCGTACGATGACTACTCGGTTATTAGGCTTCGATTCATTGAATTATAATGTGGTATATGCTCAAATGGGGCGCGGTAAAATGGAGCGTAATGTTGCTTTCGCTTTGGCAACTATTGCGGGTACCCTTTCCAAACTTGCATTTGATGCTTGTCTGTTCAATAGTCAGAACTTTGGGTTTGTAAAGTTGCCCGATGACTGTACTACCGGTTCGAGTATCATGCCACATAAGAAAAATCCGGATGTATTTGAACTGACACGTGCCAAATGTAATAAATTACAATCATTACCTCAACAGATAATGATGATAGCCAATAATTTGCCTTCCGGTTATTTCCGGGACTTGCAGATTATTAAGGAGGTGTTCCTGCCTGCTTTTCAGGAATTGAAAGACTGCCTGCAGATGGCAACTTATATTATGAATGAAATCAAGGTGAATGAACATATTCTTGATGATGATAAATATTTGTTTATTTTCAGTGTGGAAGAGGTGAACAGTCTGGTCCGGGAAGGTATGCCGTTTCGCGATGCTTATAAGAAAGTTGGTTTGGACATTGAAGCCGGTAAGTTTTCTCATGACAAAGAAGTGCATCATACGCACGAAGGCAGTATTGGCAATCTGTGCAATGATGAGATTTCTGTTTTAATGCAGAAAGTTGTAGATGGTTTTAATTTTGGAACAATGGAACAGGCTGAAAAGGCACTGCTTAGTAGGTAG
- a CDS encoding IS256 family transposase gives MSEEFDFESIKNKALEQLKSGKPLLGKDGAFAPLLESILNAALEGEMDAHLSEDERMSGNRRNGKMQKQVQTSMGEVTVSTPRDRNSTFEPQFIKKRETILAEGVADRIIGLYALGNSTREISDWMEENLGNRVSAETISAITDRVLPEIKAWRSRSLDSVYPIVWMDAIHYKVMDERGCAVTRAIYNVLALDSEGHKDLLGMYISKNEGANFWLNVLTDLQTRGVCDILIACVDGLKGFPDAIQSVFPDTIVQLCIVHQVRNSIKYVGSKHQKEFMRDLKHVYGAVNKESAETGLFNLEEKWGEKYPIVIKSWQDNWERLTEYFQFTSDIRRMIYTTNTVEGYHRQVRKVTKNKGVFPNDTALEKLVYLAYRNIRKKWTMPIANWAAIAQQLAIKFGDRFKLL, from the coding sequence ATGAGTGAAGAATTTGATTTTGAAAGTATCAAGAACAAGGCTCTTGAACAGTTGAAGTCTGGTAAACCCTTGTTAGGTAAGGACGGTGCTTTTGCTCCGTTGTTGGAGAGTATATTAAATGCTGCCCTTGAAGGTGAGATGGACGCTCATCTTTCTGAGGATGAACGCATGAGTGGCAACCGTCGTAATGGCAAGATGCAAAAACAAGTACAGACTTCGATGGGAGAAGTCACCGTATCTACCCCTCGTGACCGTAACTCCACCTTTGAACCCCAGTTCATAAAAAAGCGTGAAACCATTCTTGCAGAAGGTGTTGCAGACCGTATCATCGGACTTTATGCTTTGGGAAACAGCACACGTGAGATAAGTGACTGGATGGAGGAGAACTTGGGTAATCGTGTGTCTGCTGAGACAATTAGCGCCATCACCGATCGTGTACTTCCGGAAATAAAGGCATGGCGTTCCCGTAGCCTGGACAGCGTTTATCCGATAGTCTGGATGGATGCCATCCATTATAAGGTAATGGACGAGAGAGGCTGTGCCGTAACCCGTGCGATTTACAATGTACTGGCTCTGGACAGCGAGGGACATAAGGATCTGTTAGGGATGTATATCTCTAAGAATGAGGGCGCGAACTTCTGGCTGAATGTATTGACAGACTTGCAGACCCGTGGTGTCTGTGACATACTCATAGCTTGTGTTGACGGATTGAAAGGCTTCCCAGACGCTATCCAAAGTGTGTTTCCTGATACTATTGTCCAGCTCTGTATTGTCCATCAGGTACGTAACTCCATCAAGTATGTCGGCAGCAAGCACCAAAAAGAGTTCATGAGGGATCTGAAACATGTCTATGGTGCGGTAAATAAGGAATCCGCTGAGACAGGACTTTTTAATCTGGAAGAAAAATGGGGTGAGAAATACCCTATCGTTATCAAGTCTTGGCAGGATAACTGGGAAAGGCTTACTGAATACTTCCAGTTTACGTCGGATATACGACGTATGATTTATACCACGAATACAGTCGAGGGCTATCACCGCCAAGTGCGGAAAGTGACAAAAAACAAGGGCGTGTTCCCTAACGACACCGCCCTTGAAAAGTTGGTTTATCTCGCTTACCGCAACATACGCAAGAAATGGACCATGCCCATAGCCAACTGGGCGGCCATCGCACAACAATTAGCGATAAAGTTTGGAGACAGATTTAAATTGTTGTAA